A region from the Corylus avellana chromosome ca7, CavTom2PMs-1.0 genome encodes:
- the LOC132187564 gene encoding delta(8)-fatty-acid desaturase 2, translating into MEAEKKYVTVEQLKEHNKPGDLWISIQNKVYDVSDWIKDHPGGDTPLLGLAGQDVTDAFIAYHPGTAWQYLDRFFTGYYLQDFKISEVSKDYRKLASEFAKQGLFEKKGHGTMYSLLGVTFLFSLVVYGVLRSESVLVHLGCGMLLGLLWIQSAYVGHDSGHYQVMSSPVFNKVTQILAGNCLTGISIAWWKWTHNAHHLACNSLDHDPDLQHIPVFAVSSELFNSITSCFYGREMTFDSVSRFLVSYQHWTYYPILCVARVNLFVQTLLLLFVRKGVPNRGLNILGILVFWTWFPLLVSCLPSWSERVMFVMASFAVTGIQHNQFTLNHFSADVYVGHPNGNDWFEKQTGGTLDISCPPWMDWFFGGLQFQLEHHLFPRLPRCQLRKVSPIVEALCEKHKLPYRSLSFYAANLSTIRTLRTAAQEARDLTRPVPKNLVWEAVNTHG; encoded by the coding sequence ATGGAGGCGGAGAAGAAGTATGTCACCGTCGAGCAGCTCAAGGAGCACAACAAGCCAGGGGACTTGTGGATCTCTATCCAGAACAAGGTTTACGATGTCTCTGACTGGATTAAGGATCACCCAGGTGGCGACACTCCTCTCCTCGGTTTGGCTGGCCAAGATGTCACCGACGCTTTCATAGCCTACCATCCTGGAACCGCGTGGCAATACCTCGACAGGTTTTTTACTGGGTATTATCTCCAGGATTTCAAGATCTCAGAGGTGTCCAAGGATTACAGAAAGCTTGCCTCTGAGTTTGCCAAACAGGGGTTGTTTGAAAAGAAAGGACATGGGACTATGTACTCCCTGTTAGGcgttacttttttgttttcccttgtTGTTTATGGTGTTTTGAGATCTGAGAGCGTGTTGGTTCATTTGGGTTGTGGTATGCTGTTGGGTTTGCTTTGGATTCAGAGTGCTTATGTGGGTCATGATTCCGGGCATTACCAAGTGATGTCAAGCCCTGTATTTAACAAAGTTACGCAAATCCTGGCTGGGAATTGCTTAACTGGGATCAGCATTGCGTGGTGGAAATGGACTCATAATGCCCACCACCTAGCTTGCAATAGCCTTGATCACGATCCTGATCTCCAACACATTCCAGTCTTTGCTGTGTCCTCCGAACTGTTTAATTCTATAACATCCTGCTTTTATGGGAGGGAGATGACGTTTGATTCTGTGTCTAGATTCCTAGTCAGTTACCAGCATTGGACATATTACCCGATCTTGTGTGTTGCACGGGTTAACTTGTTTGTTCAGACACTCTTGCTGTTGTTCGTTAGGAAGGGAGTCCCTAATAGAGGATTGAACATATTGGGAATCCTAGTATTCTGGACCTGGTTTCCTCTCCTTGTGTCATGCCTACCCAGTTGGAGCGAGAGGGTGATGTTCGTGATGGCGAGTTTTGCTGTGACAGGGATCCAACACAATCAGTTCACTTTGAACCATTTTTCAGCGGATGTTTATGTTGGACATCCTAATGGGAATGATTGGTTTGAGAAGCAGACAGGTGGGACTTTGGATATTTCATGCCCGCCATGGATGGATTGGTTCTTTGGTGGATTGCAGTTCCAGCTCGAGCACCATTTGTTCCCCCGATTGCCGCGGTGCCAGTTGAGGAAGGTTTCTCCTATTGTGGAGGCTTTATGCGAGAAGCACAAGTTGCCTTACAGAAGTTTGTCCTTCTATGCTGCCAACTTATCCACCATCAGGACCCTCAGGACCGCTGCCCAGGAGGCTCGCGACTTGACTCGCCCTGTCCCGAAAAACTTGGTGTGGGAGGCTGTTAATACTCATGGCTGA
- the LOC132187071 gene encoding uncharacterized protein LOC132187071 translates to MALLIHSPEISTLPKFFCNPSPRNPKSFITLRNNGKAGSRGRVRVRVSGLDQGVNLYGQFSAPVKRGSKPSKEEEEKQNYYVNVGYAIRTLREEFPEVFYRELSYDIYRDDIVFKDPLNTFSGIQNYKSIFWALRFHGQIFFKALWVDIVSVWQPMENSIMVRWTVHGIPRVPWESHGRFDATSEYKFDKKGKIFEHRVDNIAFNSPSKFRVLAVEDLIRTLGCPSTPRPTYFEISSPPSSERTYHY, encoded by the exons ATGGCTCTTCTCATCCATTCACCTGAAATTTCCACTCTCCCGAAGTTCTTCTGTAACCCTAGTCCTAGGAATCCCAAAAGCTTCATTACTTTGAGGAATAACGGAAAGGCTGGGTCTAGGggtagggttagggttagggtttcggGGCTGGATCAAGGTGTAAACTTGTACGGACAATTCTCGGCTCCGGTGAAGCGAGGTTCCAAGCCGagcaaagaggaggaagagaagcaGAATTACTATGTGAATGTGGGCTACGCGATTCGGACTCTGAGAGAGGAGTTTCCCGAGGTCTTTTACAGGGAGCTCAGTTATGATATCTATAG GGATGACATCGTTTTTAAAGATCCTCTCAATACTTTTAGTGGCATTCAGAACTATAAATCAATTTTCTGGGCACTACGATTCCATGGCCAGATATTTTTTAAGGCTTTGTGGGTTGACATCGTTAGTGTGTGGCAGCCCATGGAGAACAGCATAATGGTTCGATGGACCGTCCATGGCATCCCACGAGTCCCATGGGAGAGTCATGGTCGATTTGATGCCACCTCAGAATATAAATTCGATAAGAAAGGAAAGATATTCGAGCATCGAGTTGACAACATTGCTTTCAATTCACCTTCAAAGTTTCGGGTGCTGGCTGTGGAGGATTTAATCCGAACTCTTGGTTGTCCCTCAACCCCGAGACCAActtattttgaaatttcttctcctccatCTTCAGAAAGAACTTATCATTACTAA
- the LOC132188208 gene encoding protein ABIL1, with the protein MEVEQARPANPAMTFDEVSMERSKSFVKALQELKNLRPQLYSAAEYCEKSYLHSEQKQMVLDNLKDYAVRALVNAVDHLGTVAYKLTDLLDQQALEVSTMELRISCLNQQLLTCQTYTIREGLRQQQLLAFIPRHHKHYILPNSVNKKVQFSPHIQTDARQSHFQPRARLQPQGILASKTLSWHLAAETKSTLKGNPHASTSTEDPKISGKASGVFHLVENEETIRNKSSPAHLQFSSGGLASSAVMQTLTATRRDTIESSKALTAHRSFENQNRQIVRVPVRSKSVLSAFFVKQKTPKLKAGSVA; encoded by the exons ATGGAAGTGGAGCAAGCGAGGCCAGCCAATCCGGCCATGACCTTCGACGAGGTCTCCATGGAGCGCAGCAAAAGCTTCGTCAAAGCTTTGCAG GAACTTAAGAACTTAAGACCTCAACTGTATTCTGCTGCAGAATATTGTGAAAAATCGTATCTTCACAGTGAGCAGAAACAGAT GGTACTGGACAATCTGAAAGATTATGCTGTTCGGGCCCTGGTAAATGCTGTTGATCACCTTGGCACGGTCGCTTACAAGTTGACTGACCTTCTCGATCAGCAAGCGTTAGAAGTCTCAACCATGGAGCTTAGGATTTCTTGTCTAAATCAG CAACTTCTGACATGTCAAACATACACAATTAGAGAAGGCCTCAGGCAGCAGCAGTTGTTGGCTTTCATCCCTAGGCACCATAAACACTACATTTTACCAA ATTCTGTCAATAAGAAGGTACAATTTAGTCCACACATACAGACTGATGCTAGACAGAGCCACTTTCAACCTAGAGCTCGTCTTCAGCCTCAAG GTATCCTTGCATCAAAAACTCTTTCTTGGCATTTAGCCGCAGAAACGAAGTCTACCCTGAAAGGAAACCCCCATGCTTCAACCAG CACTGAAGACCCAAAAATCTCTGGAAAGGCTTCTGGGGTTTTCCATCTTGTAG AGAATGAAGAGACTATCAGGAATAAATCCTCACCAGCTCATCTTCAATTTTCAAGTGGAGGTCTTGCTTCTAGTGCAGTTATGCAAACATTGACTGCCACGAGAAGG gACACAATCGAGAGTTCCAAAGCATTGACAGCTCACAGGTCATTTGAAAATCAAAATCGACAGATTGTACGTGTCCCTGTTCGCAGCAAAAGTGTACTATCAGCTTTCTTTGTCaaacagaaaacaccaaagctGAAGGCTGGTTCTGTTGCATAA
- the LOC132186837 gene encoding UDP-D-xylose:L-fucose alpha-1,3-D-xylosyltransferase MGP4 gives MSKLLHQRPIHNPLSDPYPLSPRSSSTSQRPISIFSPTTLLVLLSLLVVLGVFLPWVGMPEFIFSSTRPSLSKWRDYTLAQAASFVAKNGTVIVCAVSQPYLPFLNNWLISIARQKHQDKVLVIAEDYATLYKVNERWPGHAVLVPPAPDAQTAHKFGSQGFFNFTSRRPRHLLHILELGYNVMYNDVDMVWLADPFPYLQGHHDVYFTDDMAAVKPLNHSHELPPPGKKGRTYICSCMIFLRPSSGAKLVMKKWIEELQAQPWSKAKKANDQPAFNWALNKTAGEVDLYLLPQAAFPTGGLYFKNQTWVQETKGMNVIIHNNYITGFEKKIKRFHDFGLWLVDDHALESPLGRLR, from the exons ATGTCAAAGTTACTGCACCAAAGACCAATTCATAACCCGCTTTCAGATCCATATCCGTTATCCCCTCGCTCTTCCTCAACCTCCCAAAGACCCATTTCGATTTTCAGCCCGACCACGCTTCTAGTTCTCCTCTCTCTTCTGGTAGTCCTTGGGGTTTTCTTGCCCTGGGTGGGCATGCCCGAGTTCATCTTCTCGAGCACCAGACCTTCCCTTTCGAAGTGGCGCGACTACACGCTCGCACAAGCGGCGTCTTTTGTGGCCAAGAATGGGACTGTGATCGTTTGCGCTGTGAGCCAGCCTTACTTGCCTTTTCTTAACAACTGGTTGATTAGCATTGCCAGGCAAAAGCATCAGGATAAGGTGCTTGTGATCGCCGAGGACTATGCCACGCTCTATAAGGTGAACGAGCGGTGGCCCGGTCACGCCGTGCTCGTCCCACCGGCGCCCGATGCTCAAACTGCCCATAAGTTTGGTTCTCAG GGATTCTTCAATTTTACATCCCGAAGGCCGCGCCACTTACTGCACATTTTGGAGCTTGGATATAATGTCATGTACAATGACGTTGATATGGTCTGGTTGGCTGATCCGTTTCCTTATTTGCAAGGGCATCATGATGTGTACTTCACAGATGATATGGCGGCA GTTAAACCGCTGAACCACTCCCATGAGCTACCGCCTCCAGGGAAAAAAGGGCGCACTTACATATGTAGCTGCATGATATTCCTTCGACCTTCTAGTGGTGCAAAACTGGTTATGAAGAAGTGGATTGAGGAACTTCAAGCACAGCCATGGTCCAAAGCAAAGAAAGCGAATGATCAGCCTGCTTTCAATTGGGCATTGAACAAAACTGCTGGAGAG GTGGATCTCTACTTGCTTCCCCAGGCAGCATTTCCAACAGGAGGATTGTACTTCAAGAACCAGACATGGGTGCAGGAAACCAAGGGAATGAATGTTATAATTCACAACAATTATATCACAGGTTTTGAGAAGAAGATAAAGCGCTTCCATGACTTTGGCCTCTGGTTGGTGGATGATCATGCCCTTGAGTCCCCTCTAGGCAGACTAAGATAA